A region of the Campylobacter subantarcticus LMG 24377 genome:
AATTACACTTAGACCAAGTATAGAAAGTATGATCCAAACACTCATTGCTAAACTTACACCCAAGCTAGTTTTTAAAGCACTTTTTATCCCTTCTCTTAAAGCATAAGAGCTTATTAAGAAAAAATCAGGTCCTGGTAAAATAAGTCCAAAAAAAATGAATAATTAAAGCCCAAAGAAACATCAGTTAAAGTAGAAAAGCCGATTACTCGGCTTTTGTTGGTATTAGAGTCTTGACTCG
Encoded here:
- a CDS encoding LysE family transporter, which gives rise to MFFGLILPGPDFFLISSYALREGIKSALKTSLGVSLAMSVWIILSILGLSVIFHQFPFLQVVLSSFGAFYLLYLSYVIYKNAKNDSIKNKIQLFLHF